ggcttttttacattaaacaattgtcttgattggaaactgcataatgcaacagttttttccagatacatttttaaaattgttatgtatgtatttatttattaatggaatgtcctttgcaatggaaagcaattttttttaaagtaaaactgtggaacttttgtcccttacagaAGACAAATATGCATTGCttggtctcagaaggatatagtGCAAATATTTGTCAGTGGTcttactactccctctagtggtgtgATTTTGCACCACAAAAAAAATGGATGCTTTTACCAGCcagcaaataatgacaatttgtGTAAATCTTAAGTTTAAGAAGTTAATTTATCAGTATCTAAATTGCAGTTCTCTATTGTGGTAATGTGactcatgttaaaaaaaaaaaaaaaagactaaaatattttagtgaaatacaatttttatttaaAGTTTGACTCATGAACATAGCTTTCACTCCACAAAGTTGCTGAAGGTGTCTCCTCGGGGTTGGACGTCCTCTGTTGGGTTTTGGAATAAGCGGTCAGGGTGGacgggtggaggtggaggaggattaTTTTCTGTTGAGATTTTGGCATTTTCATTACATTCAGGTGGATTTTTAAAatgatgcattttacaccaattttatTTTAATCCCTTCATGCAACACCTCTTCATTTGTAAACAGTTAATTTGACTGAGTTTTGGGGTTaatgggctctgtgcacagccccactacttcctgaacttcaggtgggtcctttatttcctgtctttcattattggacacactgattaatccaggtgtgtctgattaATCAGCATTCACAACatgaagcagcagacacacctggattaatcagtgtgtccaataatgacagacaggaaataaaggagccgcctgaagttcaggaagtagcggGGCTGTGCAGAGAGCCCATTGGTCATAACAGGGTTCTCCAAACCACCTGGGGGCAGTATCAGTTGATCCACAGCAATATTTTTGTAGCTGGAACCTTATTTTTCAAAGGTGACTTGATTTGTGACACTGTGAATCCAAGATGGCTGAGAGTAACAGCCGTGCACAAAATCCTTCTGGTATACATGTGGTAAAACATCTCAACTCaggtaaaagaaaaataaatagtaTGCACTGGAAAGTGGGATTAATATATCTAAATGTAGTGATCTTTAAACCTGAAAATCAGCTGTTTATGCATGTGATGTCATGCACCAGTGGATGAAAGTACATTCACAAACACTTAAATAAAAGTGGTCTCATATCAGTTATTTACTCATTTTATCACCACTACTTAAAATTCTTACCTCTGTTTGCAAATGGCACATTTATCTGGTGTCTCCTTCTTGAGAAAACCTGTGAAATTAACAAATAGTCTTGTTTTTGTGCACTGTATTGTTAATACTCTGAGATATGGAAGCATGACAGGCGTGTCAATGAAAaatatctaaatcttaccaagtgtatttttctcatttctagtcaaaatatctcatcacacttaaaataagacataatcacctgaagagtaacttttcagtgagatataagtacctatttttagacaatagatcttgaaaatcttatttcaagaagtcttaccaagatagttttcacttgttccatttgcttaaattaagcaaaaaaaaataaaataaaatcttgaattaagcaaaaaaaaaaaaaaaaaaatctgccaatggaacaagtcaaaGTTATGTtcgttaagatttcttgaaataagattttcaagatctgttgtctaaaaaaaagttcttatatctcactgaaaagttactctttaggtgattatttcttattttaagtgtgatgagatattttgaccagaaatgacaaatatacacttggtaagattttgatttttgcagtgtgctaAGTGTACATCAGAATATCTGCTATTTTAAGAATGCTGACCACTAGTTACATCTAGTAAAGCTGGTAAAACAATCATCATCTGGTTTAGGTTTGGTTGTATCATTCTAAAGCTAATTTATCAATGACCCAGAAGTATTAAatatggctaaaaaaaaaaaagttgcttaaattatttgtaaaaatTTCCCATTTTTCCAGTTGTTTGTCGTTCTGTTTGTACCCTGATGTTTCTTCTTTCCTCACCTCTTCACTGGACTCTGAGCTGGAGCTCCCATCATGTCCACATCTGAGAGAAACCACCTGGGCGGAGGTGGAGGTCATACGAACCCGACTGAAGCAGGAGAAAGACGGCtggagcagagaaaaaaaaacaacaggaaaatgtGTCTTATTGTACTTTAAAAGTCAAACATCCCAGTAAGTATTTGTTACAACACTTTGCTATAGAACACTGATATGGAATTTACTGATTTTCTGTTTTGGATCCACTCTGACCTGCACTTAAAGTCATGCCAAAGTAAACACTGAGCAGGACATCTGTCAATATGTAACCTACCCAGAAAATAATTTCCATTTAAATGTTCAGATTACTTACAGCATCCTTACTATCACCTCATCTCATTGAATGTCTCACCACAAAGAAGCCAGGTCTGAAGGCACACGTCTGTGGGTCGTTTCTGGAGGTTTTCAGACACTGTGTTTCTTTGATGCCAAATGTCATCAGCAGATCAACCATATTCATGCCCACAGGAATGACCTAACGCACATTAGATATATGTTACAATCCTACAAATAACATCCCTGAGTGGCATCTTTTGTGCAATCTTACCCTTGAGATAGACCCACGAGTCACCCCATACAGATGAGAGGCTGCGTACATGGAGTTGACCTCAGACAGAGCCGCTTGCAGACCTCTGTTAGCCACCGCCTCCAGCTCCGAGTTGTACAGCGGGGCGCCTgcaaggtttatttatttatttatttattgattagggacagtgcatattaatgaacatctacaacactTGCTACTGTAAACATGGAAAACTGTAGCAAccgtgctaatttccatctgtagtgcCTAGGCAGGTGGcaagaaagacaactgacaaaaggcaaaacatcataaaaacacacaaaacaatacagTGAGGACAATCTTCTGATGGTCACAGGTAGGgatgtgcattggcaagaatctggcgagacaatacaaatcacaatactaggaccacgatacgatatattgcgatatatcacaatactgttaacaaggcaaatttttgttgtttgttttgtttcttcttctaagagattATTTCCAGGAAAAATTTAattcaccagaaatatgcacaaatactaaacagatttttatttgttcacaacaagatttaatactatatcacaaaactttcatctgtaaaaagtacaatttttttacagataaataaaaatgaaattataagcacacacacaaatgaataaataaaattaagttttacagacattagagtttaagatcctgctcaaatgttcatattctattagttgtgacaAGAATGCATAGTGCACAGTCCTTGAATcatctaacatcataacattattttaatgcaagcaactaacatctgcctctctcacaGGAAAAAGTGcatttaggatgattgaaataagcattatttaacaaaacagtgttatcagttaaaaaaaaaaaaaaaactacatgcatgtcCTGCAATATCACGATACTACTTTTTGAGTGcccaaacaacagagcaaaatacccatgtgaatatagaaaataaaagagcttgcaggattcccaaaaaaatgtacacaaaacaaaacaaaacatgaacctccgccatatctctatttgaataaatacctaaaaatatcgatatggtACTttctaatatcgatacagtatcctgaaatgaaatatcacgatatattgcagtagcgatattttcttacagccctagtcacaggcttggttttccttcatccattgtttaagttattgtttgaaggaggcatatgattgtgagtctcttatgttgagtggtaaactgttccaatattcagtcccagtgtttgaaagtgtagtttgtcgtTTGGCAGGTTGAAAGATGGTTGAGGAGCAGCCAGTATCCATGTGGTGGGATCAGTTTAGAGAGTTACCCACCTGAGCATCCCAGAAACTGCAGCAAGGTCAAGAGAAGCAGGTACAACTTCATCCTGACTAGCACCAaaaaaagagtgactttttcaatgaTCTTCCTGAAATATCATTAACTTATATCCGGATGCTACTTTGCCCTGCCTCTTATCTGATTTATCCCTTTAAAAAGAACCTCCTTTCCTGTCTGTCCAGCTTCCATCTGGCTTTAACCTTTGTTCAGAACTATTGATCACAGTTGGATGTTCCAGTGTGGGATAATGTGCTGATTCACTAAGAATTAAGATCTATTACCTTAGTAAAAGCACCAAGCTCTGAAAATACTCCACAGGTAAAAGTGATGTATTCCAAACTATATTGAAGATAatgtattattaataaaaaatatacaatgaaACATAAGTAGTCGCTGTTTTCCTGTTGGTTTACTGATCGGTTCATATCAGTGCTGTATTATTACACATAATGTTTTTGGATTTGCATTATATAAATGAGGCTGTAAATGTTTAAAGTGGAGCTCATGTGACCTACTTTAGATACTATGAGTAGTTTAATctagcaatgcatcatattctacaCTATGTGGAGAAAAATATTGGGGTGTATCACAACtcgaaacaacctgaaatgaataTATTTAACTAAATATGCCCATACATTGTGTAAACTCATTATATGCATGTGTAgcctgtgaaaactatgaatttcATGAGCTCAATGAAACAGATCTGTTGTTTGATGCATTTTCCAGCTCAGTCAGTTTGAAAATTAGGTCGTAATTGAAGATTTAATCTTTCAGTTAATCACAAATGCTCATAAACATCATATTTGGAGATCTGTGGGTTTCAAAGAgcagatgtagtggagtaaaaactaCTAAATTTGGCTTTGAGTTTAAGTGGAATACAAGTATAAagtagcataaaatggaaatattcatgTAAAGTGCAAGTCTTTGAATAATAATAGTTATATTTCGCCACTGCCAGCAACTCAGACTTAGATACACCACTTAAAACTCCAAATTCACCTGATCGAACAAAAAATGCCAGACCCATAAAATGCTTCCATGACGCACTGAGAAATTTGTGAAATGTTTTCTCTGAATCAGCTGTGATCTTTGGTCTGCTTCCTGTGGACAGAACCTGTCCCCACAATGCCTCTGAGCTTATTTCACAACATGGACATTACCTTTTTTTCCTGCATGGAGATTACCTTTTTATCAAGTGCATTACAGTTTACAAAAGCAATACACAAATGAGGCAGCATCCTCTTTCCCATTATACATTTATTACTTTAGTACATTTATCTGCAGTATAAAAAAATACTTCACATTTTTGGGAATGTAGAGAATTTTCTCTGGTCTTTCAGTTATGGTATTAGAGAAGTATCTATAAGACCCTGTCTTCCAGTCATCTGCTTTAAATATACCAAACCCTTTTATACTTAAACTAACAGAATAATGTGAAAGTAGAACTGTAAACACAATTTTCAGAAATAAACAGGTCTCTAATCAAACTCATATTCTGTACATGCTCTGATATATCTTTACAGCTTACATGTCAGGTTATACTGCCTGCTTTCAGTTTTCAGTATGTACAGTGTGTTTTCATTAGTATACAGTAGTCCCAGCATGTGTGACCAAGCCCTTTTTCATCATTCAAGCGTCCCCATCAGAGGCTCCATAGCAGCCAGGAAACAGGCATCAAATTCCTGATCTGAGAAGCGAGCGACAGACTGACGGGCATTTTGTCTGATCTGCAGCCGACTGGCCGGAGGAAGAACCAAGATCCTCTCTATGGCTTCTGCATAACTATCCTCATCGTCAGCCAAGaaacctgtctgtcctccttcaAAAGGTACCACTATGTCCAACTTGGGACCGCCAGACTTGTGGGCCAGGATGATCTTTCCTGCTGCCATACACTCCACAACTCCTGGAGGGGAAATGAAGAGAGGAAAGAAACTTTTAATGGAACAGTGTTTCTTCTACCTTAGATGTTAAGCTGGATACACTCAAAAAAGTAAAGGGAGTATGGAATAACATTTGCAATTTCAGATGAGTGCTCCTATTCTGTTTTGCTAAATATCAAAATCTGAATTTCTGAAAATAAACTGATCATAAAAGTGGTTACGATGGAGTATTAGGGACACGTTAAGGAAAAAACTAAGAAAGGGGAAAGATTTTTGGTACTCTGCATTTGTAGAATAGACTCAAAATGCAGACTACTACTTTATTTTCACCTTTCTTGTGGTGCTGAGATGCAAAGCAGAAACTACTTTTCATTTGTTATTTATAGGGATAAAAGGTAAATCAAATGCTTCATACTTGTGCTTGTCATTCATAACTGCACGCAAGTCAAAAAAGTTTTGTCGTTTTCCAGACATTTGCAAGATCTAAAAAAATCTTccacctcaatttttttttacttcaagtgGCCTTAATCCTcctgcacatttatttattttcacatattCACATCAATTTGTCAGTTCTCGTTTGTAAACTCAAATCTAAAATTTTGAGTCGAGAAAAGTCAAGAATTCTGACATGGAAAATAGGAACCAAACAACTGACAGGCCCACAGTGTCAGATACATCACCTATCCCAAAGTGCTCATTCCACATGGTGTGCAGTCCGATGGTGGCCTCCCTCATCTCCTTCTTCAGCTCCTCGAAGGATACATTTAGTTTAAACTGTACTCTGTCGGCCACGCCCAGCTGCTGACACAGCCCTCTCAACATGAGTACCCTATCCTCATCCTCCTGGTTCCTGCAGCCGCCGATCAAAACCAGCTTCAGTGCCTCCCTGCCTCCTGCCCCCTCCCTTCTACGGTCTAACACTTTCTTGAAAGCTCTGATCTGAAGCTGGTGGTCCTTCTCAGGCCTGAACTGCCCAACAGAAATGATAGAGTGGCACTTCTTGTCACCATCCTCTTCAATAGGAATGTCTAAAAACCCACTGACATCACAGGGTGGGTAGACCACACTGGTACGGTTAGGGGCGCGCCACAGAGACAAGATGTGATCCAGGGTCCAGGAGGAGTTGACCATGATGAGGTCACTGCAGGAGCCGGCCATGCCGTAGAGCAGGGCGAAGAGGCAGTAATAGACCAGCTTAAAGGCACTCAGGAATAGACTGTTGGACACGTAGTCAGCGTTGTTAAATCTGCAACATGAACAGTAAGTGAGGATGGCACATAAGAGGTTGCAATTAGACTACTATATCTGTAACAGCAATTAAATCAAGAGCAAGATGAATATATCTTCATAAAAAAATCatgcacatttacaaagacaaccTTAAGAGACAGTTAACAATCAATTTCAGTGAAACTCACATCTTGAGTATGCATTTCATTAACTAGATGACTTAATCCTCTAAAAGCTGGAGGAATTTTTTTCAGTTATTGCACACTTGTGTTCTTGATTGATGCATAGATTAAATAATCTACAGATGAAATAATTCATATCATTGTAGCCAAACCAATTTACAGGATCTGATTAAAGTTATGAACTAAGATTTCACTTTATGCCTTATGTAAAGACAAATGTACGTAGATATACAATAAAGATTTGTGATCTTGCCAGTTGAGGTTGAAAATAATTTGATAGCCTTACTAGTATTAAGTATTACTAttaatttactatataatgcatatttacTTACAGATTATTTGTAGGATGTGTTTAAGTAAAATAAACACCTGTTTACTACAGAAACTATCAACAattcaaaaaatctgaataatcagCTTTATTACCACCCCCTAAAAATTCAACATTGTTGTAACTCTTAAAATGAACATCTATGGGAAAGCAACAAATAAAGAGGTAACTAAGAAGTAACTCTAAAGAAATCTAGGGCTAGATGTAGATATTTGTCATCTATGATAACCAAATTCTGTCAATAGTATTGACTAACATGTTTTTGATTAAGATGTGCAGTGTTTACCTGGGGTTCCTCTCTCTCACCACAGAGAGCATATCGGTGCTGATGGTAGGATAGTGAACATAGCTTCCCACGCTGCAGCCTCCCAGGTAACGAAACAGGGGCAGTGTGAAGGCATAGCCCATGGAGTCGATGTAAAGGTCCGGAACAAACTCCGTCAGTGCCTCCCATCCCAGGAAGATGGAGCCCACACTCTGTCCAAGCAAGGTGAAGTGTGGAAACAGGGTGGGCTCCACCAGCAGCCGATGCTGCAGGAAAACAAACTGAACCGGCCGGGGAAGTACAATGTTGAAACGACGTCGTGCCCCTTCCAAAATCTGCTGGCCTGTCACACCTAAGTCCCCGGTGTAGACCACAAAGTTGATATTTGGGTACCTGTGCAGATGCAAACCTTTATATCATCACCTTGTATTAAAACTTTTCACACCTAAATATCACATTTCGATTTCTCAACTCTGATTCAGTTATTTAACAGAATGCATCAAAcactcactgttattattttaaaataatgCATGTACAAAGAGAAAACACTGAATCACTGAAGCAGAATCCAGTGTAAAATAGAAAGCAGTGGTGCCACAACATATTACTGTCTTTACCTATTCTGCAGCGCTCTAATAGCACACCAGAGCACTCTCTCTCCTCCACCACCAGCATTGCAGTATGGATGGAAAAAGGCGACTGCAGGACGGCGGTCTCTGGCTCGCCGGGATTCCCTGCCTCTGTGCAGCCACAAGCGTACTCCCAGGACCAGTAGGAAGAGAATAGCAATGAGCAGCAAACACAGAAAGAGCAGAGGCAGCAGCAACTTCCAAAgcaacctgaaacacacacataacaaCCCACGGAGATGCACTCTGTGAACTAAAGGAGGCTAAGTAAgtagtacttttactcaagtgtaTATATTTCTTCCTTTgagttacttatt
The sequence above is a segment of the Sphaeramia orbicularis chromosome 2, fSphaOr1.1, whole genome shotgun sequence genome. Coding sequences within it:
- the alg11 gene encoding GDP-Man:Man(3)GlcNAc(2)-PP-Dol alpha-1,2-mannosyltransferase encodes the protein MSGHDQLVFCLSEIIRLLWKLLLPLLFLCLLLIAILFLLVLGVRLWLHRGRESRRARDRRPAVAFFHPYCNAGGGGERVLWCAIRALQNRYPNINFVVYTGDLGVTGQQILEGARRRFNIVLPRPVQFVFLQHRLLVEPTLFPHFTLLGQSVGSIFLGWEALTEFVPDLYIDSMGYAFTLPLFRYLGGCSVGSYVHYPTISTDMLSVVRERNPRFNNADYVSNSLFLSAFKLVYYCLFALLYGMAGSCSDLIMVNSSWTLDHILSLWRAPNRTSVVYPPCDVSGFLDIPIEEDGDKKCHSIISVGQFRPEKDHQLQIRAFKKVLDRRREGAGGREALKLVLIGGCRNQEDEDRVLMLRGLCQQLGVADRVQFKLNVSFEELKKEMREATIGLHTMWNEHFGIGVVECMAAGKIILAHKSGGPKLDIVVPFEGGQTGFLADDEDSYAEAIERILVLPPASRLQIRQNARQSVARFSDQEFDACFLAAMEPLMGTLE
- the spp2 gene encoding secreted phosphoprotein 24, giving the protein MKLYLLLLTLLQFLGCSGAPLYNSELEAVANRGLQAALSEVNSMYAASHLYGVTRGSISRVIPVGMNMVDLLMTFGIKETQCLKTSRNDPQTCAFRPGFFVPSFSCFSRVRMTSTSAQVVSLRCGHDGSSSSESSEEVFSRRRHQINVPFANRENNPPPPPPVHPDRLFQNPTEDVQPRGDTFSNFVE